From a region of the Oxalobacteraceae sp. CFBP 8761 genome:
- a CDS encoding DUF58 domain-containing protein, with protein sequence MSSVNSALIAHTTRLDLVIRHVLAGLGHGIHAGRERGAGVEFSEYRSYVPGDEWRRVDWKLAARADRYFVREAERDSHVAVWLILDASASMAEPSRSIEGIDKLTCARTLLACVAAIAQRQGDAFGLVILSDGKVTFTPANRGPRHLQRVLAQLQRATPAGQLPDAETLKASLHFALSPSAIYAASDLLDWPSPLSLALTRLRQMRHDVRVLCLQTQAEIDASFPDTQAYRDPEHDEGVFRIGADLKEGYRRNRMEHFDRVMAQCRRNDMPLTLAAIEQAPGDVLRRWLRRPSR encoded by the coding sequence ATGTCGTCCGTGAATTCGGCGCTGATCGCGCATACGACCCGGCTCGATCTCGTGATCCGTCACGTGCTGGCCGGGCTCGGGCACGGCATCCACGCGGGCCGCGAGCGCGGTGCCGGCGTCGAGTTTTCCGAGTACCGCTCGTACGTGCCGGGTGACGAGTGGCGCCGCGTCGACTGGAAGCTGGCCGCGCGCGCCGACCGTTATTTCGTGCGCGAGGCGGAGCGCGATAGCCACGTGGCCGTCTGGCTGATCCTCGACGCCAGCGCATCGATGGCCGAACCAAGCCGCAGCATTGAGGGCATCGACAAACTGACCTGCGCGCGCACGCTGCTGGCCTGTGTGGCCGCCATCGCGCAGCGCCAGGGCGATGCGTTCGGGCTGGTGATCCTGAGCGACGGCAAGGTGACGTTCACGCCCGCCAATCGCGGCCCGCGCCATCTGCAGCGCGTGCTGGCGCAACTGCAGCGCGCCACACCCGCCGGCCAGTTGCCGGACGCCGAAACGCTCAAGGCCAGCCTGCACTTTGCCCTCTCGCCCAGCGCCATCTACGCAGCGAGCGACTTGCTCGACTGGCCGTCGCCGCTGTCGCTGGCATTGACCCGGCTGCGCCAGATGCGCCACGACGTACGCGTGCTGTGCCTGCAGACGCAGGCCGAAATTGATGCCAGCTTCCCTGACACGCAGGCGTACCGCGACCCCGAGCATGACGAAGGGGTGTTCCGCATCGGCGCCGACCTGAAAGAAGGCTACCGCCGCAACCGCATGGAACACTTCGATCGGGTGATGGCCCAGTGCCGCAGGAATGACATGCCGTTGACGCTGGCCGCCATCGAGCAGGCGCCGGGCGACGTGCTGCGGCGCTGGCTGCGCCGGCCATCGAGGTAA
- a CDS encoding MoxR family ATPase: protein MAESNSIAWDEQEIAALTAKVGELKASMARVIIGQEDVVNLLVTCLLAGGHALVEGVPGLGKTLLVKSLAQATDMQFRRVQFTPDLMPSDIVGTEILEEDQATRQRAFRFQPGPVFTQVLLADEINRAPPKTQSALLEAMQERSVTFAGQTHKLPRPFFVLATQNPIEQAGTYPLPEAQLDRFLLRIDVVYPTEDEEVLMVSRTTHAGLQDAEPVMDVATLLRLQQLVRDIEIGDHLVRYATRLVRATRPSETTVDAVKKHIGWGAGPRAGQALVLASKARALMQGRLAVTRDDIGAMLLPVLAHRVLRNFEAEADGIAIADVLQSLQREIKVA from the coding sequence GTGGCTGAGAGTAATTCGATAGCGTGGGACGAACAGGAAATCGCTGCACTGACGGCGAAAGTGGGCGAGCTCAAAGCCAGCATGGCGCGCGTGATCATTGGCCAGGAAGACGTCGTCAACCTGCTCGTCACGTGCCTGCTGGCCGGCGGCCACGCACTGGTCGAAGGCGTGCCGGGGCTGGGCAAGACGCTGCTCGTGAAATCCCTGGCGCAGGCGACCGACATGCAGTTCAGGCGCGTGCAGTTCACGCCCGACCTGATGCCGTCGGATATCGTCGGCACCGAGATCCTCGAAGAAGACCAGGCCACGCGCCAGCGCGCGTTCCGCTTCCAGCCTGGCCCGGTGTTTACGCAAGTGCTGCTGGCCGACGAGATCAACCGCGCGCCACCAAAAACGCAGTCGGCGCTGCTCGAGGCGATGCAGGAACGCTCGGTCACCTTCGCCGGCCAGACCCACAAACTGCCACGGCCCTTCTTTGTTCTGGCCACGCAGAACCCGATCGAGCAGGCCGGGACGTACCCGCTGCCGGAAGCGCAGCTGGACCGCTTCCTGTTGCGCATCGATGTCGTGTACCCGACCGAGGATGAAGAAGTGCTGATGGTCTCGCGCACGACGCACGCGGGCTTGCAGGATGCCGAGCCGGTAATGGATGTCGCCACGCTGCTGCGCCTGCAGCAGCTGGTGCGCGACATCGAGATTGGTGACCATCTGGTGCGCTACGCCACGCGCCTGGTGCGCGCCACGCGCCCGAGCGAGACCACGGTCGATGCGGTGAAAAAGCACATCGGCTGGGGCGCCGGGCCGCGCGCCGGCCAGGCACTGGTGCTGGCGTCGAAAGCGCGCGCGCTGATGCAGGGCCGGCTGGCCGTGACCCGCGACGACATCGGCGCGATGCTGCTGCCGGTGCTGGCGCACCGCGTGCTGCGCAACTTCGAGGCCGAAGCCGACGGCATCGCCATCGCCGATGTGTTGCAGTCGCTGCAGCGCGAGATCAAGGTAGCGTAA
- a CDS encoding DUF4159 domain-containing protein, with protein sequence MASFDFYFTRLMYESGNWDVDVRMPSNVLNSLVEYTTLRVDTTERMVALSDPKMLQAPFCYLAGHKLVQFTPAERRNFEQYVRGGGFVFVDDCNHDIDGLFAKSFEAEMAKIFGLNALKKIPNKHPLYSCFFKFEDGPPTTGMELNGWGDDLVHEYLKAIEIGGRVRVLYSNKDYGCEWDYDFRNKRFLAVDNTRFAVNIIQYALGA encoded by the coding sequence ATGGCCAGTTTTGACTTCTACTTCACGCGCCTGATGTACGAATCGGGCAACTGGGATGTGGATGTCCGCATGCCGAGCAACGTGCTGAACTCCCTCGTGGAGTACACCACGTTGCGGGTCGATACGACGGAACGCATGGTGGCCTTGTCCGACCCGAAGATGCTGCAGGCGCCGTTCTGCTACCTGGCCGGCCACAAGCTGGTGCAGTTCACGCCAGCGGAGCGGCGCAACTTCGAACAATACGTGCGTGGCGGCGGCTTTGTTTTTGTCGACGACTGCAACCACGACATCGACGGCCTGTTCGCCAAGTCGTTCGAGGCCGAGATGGCCAAGATCTTCGGGCTGAACGCGCTGAAGAAAATCCCGAACAAGCACCCGCTGTATTCGTGCTTCTTCAAGTTCGAGGATGGTCCGCCCACGACCGGCATGGAGCTCAATGGCTGGGGCGACGACCTGGTGCACGAGTATCTGAAGGCGATCGAGATTGGCGGGCGCGTGCGCGTGCTGTACTCGAACAAGGACTATGGCTGCGAGTGGGATTACGACTTTCGCAACAAGCGTTTTCTGGCGGTGGACAACACCCGCTTTGCAGTAAACATCATTCAATATGCGTTGGGAGCATGA
- a CDS encoding TldD/PmbA family protein → MKALNQDQAKRITDRVLAMSKADECTVSIEGSRVGNVRFARNSVSTAGLTEDMQLVVRVAFGKRSGTAIVNEFDDKSLEKAVRRAEELARLSPENPEFMPAISKQAYRATSTFVPATAAIDPDFRASVAATSIEMARAKKLVTAGFFTDSTRFSTIANSNGVFGHQDFTDLSFSLTARTEDGRGSGWVTRAAVDAARFDAREASEVAIEKALRSVDARALEPGRYTVILEPAATSEILGNMFSAFSARSADEGRSFLAKKGGGNRLGDKLFDSQVNVWADPWDKDVPVAPWDNESLLPRERTQLIKDGRIASLDYSRYWAQKTGKRATAEHGNMIMAGGTKSLEELIEGTKKGIVVTRTWYIRMVDPQSLLLTGLTRDGTFYVENGKIKYPLKNFRFNESPVTILNNIDELGKPQIIGGDEVPFQMVLPPMKVRDFNFTSLSDAV, encoded by the coding sequence ATGAAAGCGCTCAATCAGGACCAAGCAAAACGCATCACCGACCGCGTGCTCGCCATGTCGAAAGCCGACGAGTGCACCGTGTCGATCGAAGGCAGCCGTGTGGGCAACGTGCGCTTCGCGCGCAACAGCGTCTCGACCGCCGGCCTGACCGAAGACATGCAGCTCGTCGTACGCGTGGCCTTCGGCAAACGCAGCGGCACCGCGATCGTCAACGAATTCGACGACAAGTCGCTGGAAAAGGCCGTGCGCCGCGCCGAAGAACTGGCGCGCCTGTCGCCGGAAAACCCGGAGTTCATGCCGGCGATTTCCAAGCAGGCCTACCGCGCTACCAGCACCTTCGTGCCGGCCACCGCAGCGATCGATCCGGACTTCCGGGCGTCGGTTGCTGCCACCAGCATCGAGATGGCACGTGCCAAGAAACTCGTCACGGCGGGCTTCTTCACCGACAGCACGCGCTTTTCGACGATCGCCAATTCGAACGGCGTGTTCGGCCACCAGGACTTCACCGACCTGTCGTTCAGCCTCACCGCGCGTACCGAAGACGGCCGTGGTTCGGGCTGGGTCACCCGCGCCGCCGTCGATGCGGCGCGCTTCGATGCGCGTGAAGCATCCGAGGTCGCCATCGAAAAGGCGCTGCGTTCGGTCGACGCCCGCGCGCTGGAACCAGGCCGCTACACGGTGATCCTGGAGCCGGCGGCGACGTCGGAAATCCTCGGCAATATGTTCAGCGCGTTCTCGGCCCGCTCGGCCGACGAAGGCCGCAGCTTCCTGGCCAAGAAGGGCGGGGGCAACCGCCTGGGCGACAAGCTGTTCGACAGCCAGGTCAATGTCTGGGCCGATCCGTGGGACAAGGATGTACCGGTTGCGCCATGGGACAACGAATCGCTGCTGCCGCGCGAGCGCACCCAGTTGATCAAGGATGGCCGCATCGCCTCGCTGGACTACTCGCGCTACTGGGCGCAAAAGACCGGCAAGCGCGCCACCGCGGAACACGGCAACATGATCATGGCGGGTGGTACCAAGTCGCTGGAAGAGCTGATCGAAGGCACCAAGAAGGGCATCGTCGTCACGCGCACCTGGTATATCCGCATGGTCGATCCGCAGTCGCTGCTGCTCACGGGCCTGACCCGCGACGGCACGTTCTACGTCGAAAACGGCAAGATCAAGTACCCGCTCAAGAACTTCCGCTTCAACGAGAGCCCGGTCACGATCCTGAATAACATCGATGAACTGGGCAAGCCCCAGATCATCGGTGGCGACGAGGTGCCGTTCCAGATGGTGCTGCCGCCGATGAAGGTGCGTGACTTCAACTTCACGTCGCTGTCGGACGCGGTCTGA
- a CDS encoding TldD/PmbA family protein: MERRQFLHIGAGTAGALFIPVFGNAIAAEDLLNPMAASAKKALADTAMNAATQAGASYCDVRIGRYLNQFVITRDLNVESINNTESSGVGVRVIAGGAYGFASTNDMTTDGVAGAARQAVAIAKANARLQTEPVRLAPVKGVGEVAWATPLKKDWRTIPVKEKADMLIAANKAGLDAGANFMTASLFQINQQKYFASTDGSYIDQDIHRLWAPINATAVDKKSGKFRSRGGLGAPASMGYEYFDARPENKVRAAGGVTSLYKNAYDIIEDARMAGKQAREKLSAKSVEPGKYDLVLSPEHLFLTIHENVGHPTELDRVLGYEANYAGTSFAGLDKWETKKFKYGAERVNFVADRTTPGSLGLIGFDDEGVAAKKWDIIRNGVLVNYQATRDQAHIIGEKESHGCSYADSWSTVQFQRMPNVSLEPGKSRLTPDEMVADVKKGIYILGRGSYSIDQQRYNFQFGGTLYYEIKNGKITNPLEDVAYQANTQEFWNACTAICDERDWRMGGSFFDGKGQPSQVSAVSHGSSTTRFNGINVINTARKIG, encoded by the coding sequence ATGGAACGTCGACAATTCCTGCATATCGGCGCCGGCACCGCTGGCGCGCTGTTCATTCCGGTGTTCGGCAACGCGATCGCGGCCGAAGACCTGCTCAACCCGATGGCGGCAAGCGCCAAGAAGGCCCTGGCCGACACCGCGATGAACGCGGCGACGCAAGCCGGGGCGTCGTACTGCGACGTGCGCATTGGCCGCTACCTGAACCAGTTCGTCATCACGCGTGACCTGAACGTCGAAAGCATCAACAACACCGAATCGAGCGGCGTCGGCGTGCGCGTGATCGCCGGCGGCGCCTATGGCTTCGCCTCGACCAACGACATGACGACCGACGGCGTGGCCGGTGCCGCACGCCAGGCCGTGGCGATTGCCAAGGCCAACGCCAGGCTGCAGACCGAGCCGGTGCGCCTGGCGCCCGTTAAGGGCGTGGGCGAAGTGGCTTGGGCCACGCCGCTCAAGAAGGACTGGCGCACGATTCCGGTCAAGGAAAAGGCCGACATGCTGATCGCCGCGAACAAGGCGGGCCTGGATGCGGGCGCGAACTTCATGACCGCGTCGCTCTTCCAGATCAACCAGCAAAAGTATTTTGCCTCGACCGACGGCTCGTACATCGACCAGGACATCCACCGTCTGTGGGCGCCGATCAATGCCACCGCCGTCGACAAGAAGAGCGGCAAATTCCGCTCGCGCGGTGGCCTGGGCGCCCCGGCGTCGATGGGTTATGAATACTTCGACGCGCGCCCCGAGAACAAGGTGCGCGCCGCCGGCGGCGTCACGAGCCTGTACAAGAACGCCTACGACATCATCGAAGACGCCCGCATGGCCGGCAAGCAGGCGCGCGAAAAGCTGTCGGCCAAGTCGGTCGAACCGGGCAAGTACGACCTGGTGCTCAGCCCCGAACACCTGTTCCTGACGATCCACGAAAACGTCGGCCACCCGACGGAACTGGACCGCGTGCTCGGTTACGAAGCCAACTACGCGGGCACCAGCTTCGCGGGCCTCGACAAGTGGGAAACCAAGAAATTCAAGTACGGTGCGGAGCGCGTCAATTTTGTGGCGGACCGCACCACGCCAGGCTCGCTGGGTCTGATCGGCTTCGACGACGAAGGCGTCGCGGCCAAGAAGTGGGACATCATCCGCAACGGCGTGCTGGTGAATTACCAGGCCACGCGCGACCAGGCCCACATCATCGGCGAGAAGGAATCGCATGGCTGCTCGTATGCCGACAGCTGGAGCACGGTGCAATTCCAGCGCATGCCGAACGTGTCGCTCGAGCCGGGCAAGAGCCGGCTCACCCCGGATGAGATGGTGGCCGACGTCAAGAAGGGCATCTACATCCTGGGCCGCGGTTCGTACTCGATCGACCAGCAGCGCTACAACTTCCAGTTTGGCGGCACGCTGTATTACGAGATCAAGAACGGCAAGATCACGAACCCGCTGGAAGACGTGGCCTACCAGGCCAACACGCAGGAATTCTGGAATGCCTGTACCGCAATCTGCGACGAGCGCGATTGGCGCATGGGCGGGTCCTTCTTCGATGGCAAGGGCCAGCCAAGCCAGGTGAGCGCCGTGTCGCACGGGTCGAGCACCACGCGCTTCAACGGCATCAATGTCATCAACACCGCACGCAAGATCGGCTGA